In Oryza brachyantha chromosome 2, ObraRS2, whole genome shotgun sequence, a single window of DNA contains:
- the LOC102716938 gene encoding heavy metal-associated isoprenylated plant protein 47-like, which produces MAKQKIVINVPMSCDKCRSKAMALVASTGGVDSVALAGDGKDQVVVVGEVDSIKLITALRKKVGHATLVTVGEAKKEEKKPEPAATVVEYPYPWSCYTYAPPPPVVYSGTSSSWWF; this is translated from the exons ATGGCCAAG CAAAAGATCGTGATCAATGTGCCGATGTCGTGCGACAAGTGCCGGTCGAAGGCGATGGCGCTGGTGGCGTCGACGGGAGGGGTGGACTCGGTGGCGCtggccggcgacggcaaggaccaggtggtggtggtcggcgAGGTGGACTCCATCAAGCTCATCACCGCGCTGCGCAAGAAGGTCGGCCACGCCACGCTGGTCACCGTCGGCGAGGCCaagaaggaggagaagaagccggagcccgccgccaccgtcgtcgagTACCCGTACCCGTGGAGCTGCTACACctacgcgccgccgccgcccgtcgtctACTCCGGCACGTCCTCGTCGTGGTGGTTCTGA
- the LOC102717220 gene encoding heavy metal-associated isoprenylated plant protein 47-like translates to MYIYIISGEATLLQIKLSCFPSFSFLLCPNTNQWPKLLVVPSSFDSVLQEAAAAAMAKKIVIKVPMASGKCRSKVMALVAATVGVVSVELAGDDKSQVVVVGDVDSVKLTSALRKKVGSAELVEVAEKKEEKKEEKKKEEEKKKDEPPAPPPVYYYYPNMYHHHHQPVYGCPCGCNRSPDSTCTIM, encoded by the exons atgtatatatatatcatctcaGGGGAGGCCACTCTGCTCCAGATCAAGCTTAGCTGCTTCCCCAGCTTCTCTTTCTTGCTCTGTCCAAACACAAATCAGTGGCCTAAACTCCTCGTCGTTCCAAGCTCATTCGATAGTGTTCtccaagaagcagcagcagcagcaatggcg AAGAAGATCGTGATCAAGGTGCCGATGGCGAGCGGCAAGTGCCGGAGCAAGGTGATGGcgctggtggcggcgacggtgggcgTGGTGTCGGTGGAGCTGGCCGGCGACGACAAGAgccaggtggtggtggtgggcgacGTGGACTCCGTGAAGCTGACGAGCGCGCTGCGGAAGAAGGTGGGGTCGGCGGAGCTGGTGGAGGTCGCCGagaagaaggaggagaagaaggaggagaagaagaaggaggaggagaagaagaaggacgagccgccggcgccgccgccggtgtactactactaccccAACatgtaccaccaccaccaccaaccgGTGTACGGCTGCCCCTGCGGCTGCAACCGGAGCCCGGACAGCACCTGCACCATCATGTAG